In Bordetella holmesii ATCC 51541, the following proteins share a genomic window:
- the pcaD gene encoding 3-oxoadipate enol-lactonase encodes MWARQVPAFAKHFRVVRYDTRGHGRSSVPQGEYRFDQLAGDVVELLDHLGIERAHFCGLSMGGPTGLTLALDHASRIDRLVLCNTAARIGSAQGWSDRIGAVQKQTLAAMAPALVERWLTETYRQREPGLSQVLIDMLRRTPDAGYNGNCAALRDADLRERLGQIRARTLVVASTHDLAATPADGRYLSEQIPDARYVELNTSHISNWEDPETFTREVLAFLTE; translated from the coding sequence ATGTGGGCGCGCCAGGTGCCGGCCTTTGCCAAGCACTTTCGCGTCGTGCGTTACGACACACGCGGCCACGGCCGCTCGTCCGTGCCGCAAGGCGAATACCGCTTTGATCAACTGGCCGGCGACGTGGTCGAACTGCTGGATCACCTGGGCATCGAACGCGCCCACTTCTGCGGTCTGTCCATGGGCGGCCCCACGGGCCTGACCCTGGCTCTTGACCACGCCAGCCGCATCGATCGCCTGGTTCTGTGCAACACCGCTGCCCGTATCGGCAGTGCGCAGGGCTGGAGTGATCGCATCGGCGCCGTGCAGAAGCAGACGCTGGCCGCGATGGCGCCCGCCCTGGTCGAGCGCTGGCTCACGGAAACGTACCGGCAGCGCGAGCCGGGCCTGTCACAAGTCCTGATCGACATGCTGCGCCGCACGCCCGACGCCGGCTACAACGGCAACTGCGCCGCTCTGCGCGATGCCGATCTGCGCGAGCGCCTGGGTCAGATCCGTGCGCGCACCTTGGTCGTAGCCAGTACGCACGACCTGGCTGCCACCCCCGCCGATGGCCGCTACCTGAGCGAGCAGATCCCCGACGCGCGTTATGTCGAACTGAACACTTCGCACATTTCCAACTGGGAAGATCCCGAGACCTTCACCCGTGAGGTCCTGGCCTTCCTGACGGAGTAA
- a CDS encoding YCII-related domain protein — MPYIIETFDKPGSLALRQATRAEHLAFLDANKHLLLACGAKLHEDGTDIDGGLYVVNVDTREEAERLIQADPFHKAELFERVAITRWRKAYVDGKSYL; from the coding sequence ATGCCCTACATCATCGAAACCTTCGACAAGCCCGGCAGTCTGGCCCTGCGCCAGGCCACGCGCGCCGAGCATCTGGCCTTTCTGGACGCCAACAAGCATCTGCTGCTGGCCTGCGGCGCCAAGCTGCATGAAGACGGCACGGATATCGACGGTGGCCTCTATGTCGTCAATGTCGATACCCGTGAAGAAGCAGAGCGGCTGATCCAGGCCGACCCCTTCCATAAGGCCGAATTGTTCGAGCGCGTCGCGATCACGCGCTGGCGCAAAGCCTATGTGGACGGCAAGAGCTATCTTTGA
- the catC gene encoding muconolactone delta-isomerase, whose protein sequence is MLYMVEMQVNLPVDMPTDKADKLKADEKALAQKLQHEGKWQHLWRVADRYANVSIFDVASHDELHQLLSSLPLFPYMDVRVTALARHPSAI, encoded by the coding sequence ATGTTGTATATGGTCGAAATGCAAGTCAACCTGCCCGTGGACATGCCCACCGACAAGGCTGACAAACTCAAAGCCGACGAGAAGGCTCTGGCGCAGAAACTGCAGCACGAAGGCAAATGGCAACACCTCTGGCGCGTGGCTGACCGCTATGCCAACGTCAGCATTTTCGACGTGGCCAGTCACGACGAACTGCATCAATTGCTGTCCTCGCTGCCGCTGTTTCCTTATATGGACGTGCGTGTCACCGCGCTGGCGCGCCACCCCTCGGCCATCTGA
- a CDS encoding 3-oxoacid CoA-transferase, B subunit, translated as MSEKLSRDAMAARVAQDIPEGAYVNLGIGLPTLVANHLPAGREVILHTENGMLGMGPAPAKGQEDYDLINAGKQPVTELPGCSYFHHADSFGMMRGGHLDICVLGAFQVSQQGDLANWHTGAPDAIPAVGGAMDLAIGAKQVFVMMDLLTREGQSKLVQACTYPLTGVGCVSRVYTDLAVFDINKDGVTVTDLFGGVTPERLLELTGLPLKFTN; from the coding sequence ATGAGCGAAAAACTGAGCCGCGATGCAATGGCCGCCCGCGTTGCGCAAGACATCCCTGAGGGCGCGTACGTCAATCTGGGCATCGGCCTGCCCACCCTGGTCGCGAATCATTTGCCGGCCGGACGCGAAGTCATCCTGCACACCGAAAACGGCATGCTGGGCATGGGCCCGGCGCCGGCAAAAGGCCAGGAAGACTACGACCTCATCAATGCCGGCAAGCAACCCGTGACCGAGTTGCCAGGTTGCTCGTATTTTCATCACGCTGACTCGTTTGGCATGATGCGCGGAGGCCATCTGGATATCTGCGTGCTGGGCGCGTTTCAGGTGTCGCAGCAGGGCGACCTGGCCAACTGGCACACCGGCGCGCCCGATGCCATCCCGGCCGTGGGCGGCGCAATGGATCTGGCCATCGGCGCCAAGCAGGTCTTCGTCATGATGGATCTGCTCACCCGCGAAGGCCAGAGCAAGCTGGTTCAAGCCTGCACCTACCCGCTCACGGGCGTGGGCTGCGTCTCGCGTGTATACACCGATCTGGCCGTGTTCGACATCAACAAAGACGGCGTGACGGTCACCGACCTGTTCGGTGGCGTCACGCCCGAACGCCTGCTCGAACTGACCGGCCTGCCGCTGAAGTTCACCAACTGA
- a CDS encoding beta-ketoadipate pathway transcriptional regulator, PcaR/PcaU/PobR family protein — MIEEGHPQVPSDSYVQSFARGLAVIRPFGPDRAQMTLSEVATVAGLTRAGARRILLTLVQLGYVTQEERRFSLTPRILELGYAYLSATPLWNLALPYMEEVAQATRESCSVSVLEGTDIVYILRLSTHKVMSINLAVGSRLPAWVTSMGRVLLAGLPSAELDRVLAASPIQAYTACTLTTVAQVKDELTRVREQGYACVVQELEPGLQSVAVPIMDRSGRVIAAMNVSGHVSRFSRDEMLRAFLPGLQHAAGQVNQALLRR, encoded by the coding sequence GTGATTGAAGAAGGTCACCCCCAAGTCCCCAGCGACAGCTATGTGCAGTCTTTCGCCCGAGGCCTGGCCGTGATCCGGCCTTTTGGGCCGGACCGCGCGCAGATGACACTGTCGGAGGTCGCCACGGTGGCGGGACTGACGCGCGCAGGCGCGCGCCGCATCCTGTTGACCCTGGTGCAGCTGGGTTATGTCACCCAGGAAGAGCGGCGCTTTTCGCTCACGCCGCGCATTCTCGAGCTGGGTTATGCCTATCTGTCGGCCACGCCGTTGTGGAATCTGGCGTTGCCCTACATGGAAGAGGTGGCGCAGGCCACGCGGGAGTCCTGTTCCGTATCGGTACTCGAGGGCACCGACATCGTCTACATCTTGCGGCTGTCCACCCACAAGGTCATGAGCATCAATCTGGCCGTTGGAAGCCGCTTGCCTGCGTGGGTCACGTCCATGGGGCGGGTGTTGCTGGCCGGCTTGCCGTCGGCCGAGCTGGACCGTGTGCTGGCCGCCAGCCCGATCCAGGCTTACACCGCCTGCACCTTGACCACGGTCGCGCAGGTCAAGGACGAGCTGACCCGCGTGCGTGAACAGGGCTACGCCTGTGTGGTGCAGGAGCTCGAACCCGGTCTGCAATCGGTGGCTGTGCCCATCATGGATCGCAGTGGCCGCGTCATCGCCGCGATGAATGTCAGCGGCCATGTCAGCCGTTTTTCGCGCGATGAAATGCTGCGGGCCTTTCTGCCTGGCCTGCAGCACGCAGCGGGCCAGGTCAATCAGGCCTTGTTGCGGCGCTGA
- a CDS encoding short chain dehydrogenase family protein has protein sequence MKPTAYLVTGASNGIGAAIARSLLDAGHTVVNIDYRLPDAAPAGLVSFQADLTDAAQTEAVAREVTDRYAIVGLVNNAGATRPGSADTATLADLDYVVSLHLRTALILIQAALPAMREAGFGRIVNMSSRAALGKPDRVVYSATKAGLLGMTRTLAMELGGDGITVNAIGPGPIATDLFTKSNPAGAPKTQRIIDSIVVKRLGTPEDVARAAMFFLSPDNGFVTGQVLYVCGGTTLGVAPV, from the coding sequence ATGAAACCCACCGCCTATCTGGTCACCGGCGCGAGCAACGGCATCGGCGCGGCCATCGCCCGCAGCCTGCTCGATGCCGGCCACACCGTCGTCAACATCGATTACCGTCTGCCGGATGCGGCGCCCGCCGGGCTGGTCTCCTTTCAGGCCGACCTGACCGATGCCGCGCAGACCGAGGCGGTGGCCCGCGAAGTCACCGATCGCTACGCCATCGTTGGCCTGGTCAACAATGCCGGTGCCACGCGCCCCGGCTCGGCTGACACGGCCACGCTGGCCGATCTGGATTACGTCGTTTCGCTGCATCTGCGCACCGCGCTCATCCTCATTCAGGCCGCGCTGCCGGCCATGCGTGAGGCGGGCTTTGGCCGCATCGTCAACATGTCGTCGCGCGCAGCATTGGGCAAACCGGATCGCGTCGTCTACTCGGCCACCAAAGCCGGCCTGTTGGGCATGACGCGCACGCTGGCCATGGAGTTGGGCGGCGACGGCATCACCGTCAACGCCATCGGGCCCGGCCCCATCGCAACCGATCTCTTCACGAAGAGCAACCCGGCCGGCGCTCCCAAGACGCAACGCATCATCGACAGCATCGTCGTCAAGCGGCTGGGCACTCCGGAAGACGTGGCCCGCGCGGCGATGTTCTTCTTGTCGCCGGATAACGGGTTCGTCACGGGCCAGGTGCTCTATGTATGCGGTGGCACCACGCTCGGCGTGGCTCCCGTCTGA
- a CDS encoding short chain fatty acid transporter family protein → MNKLASFFTELMRKYLSDPFVFAIGLTLLTVVLAFAVEGQGLPQITREWGSGFWSLLAFTTQMAVILAMGYVLATAPLTDRLLNRIVSHVHNPRTAIIIATLVGGIGSYLNWGFGLVIGGIVAKKLALKVKGVHYPLIIAAAYSGFTLYGLGFSASIPVLVATPGHPMAKAMGVIPLSETIFSVPMLLTSLVVIITLPLLNAWLHPKAGEKIVEVDPDIDKASENTSSAHSIGGENTLATRLNNSRVLSMLIGILGIAYVVFYFADGKSLDLNLINFIILFLGIILLGSPAAYVAKLNEGIKTISGIILQYPFYAGIMAIMAGSGLVTTISEVFVDVATPGSLPFWGLVGSFVINFFAPSAGGHWVIQGPFMIDAAKEIGSALNQTTMSVMLGNAWNDLIQPFWILPALALSKLKLRDVMGYTVIMMIWVGAIYITAVLAWGYMTH, encoded by the coding sequence ATGAATAAACTCGCTTCATTTTTCACGGAGCTGATGCGCAAGTATCTGTCCGATCCGTTTGTGTTTGCGATCGGGCTGACGCTGCTGACGGTTGTGTTGGCCTTTGCCGTCGAAGGCCAGGGCCTGCCGCAGATCACGCGCGAATGGGGTTCCGGCTTCTGGAGCCTGCTGGCCTTCACGACCCAGATGGCCGTCATTCTGGCCATGGGCTATGTGCTGGCTACGGCGCCGCTGACCGACCGGCTGCTCAACCGTATCGTCAGCCACGTGCACAACCCGCGCACCGCGATCATCATCGCCACGCTGGTCGGTGGTATCGGCAGCTATCTGAACTGGGGCTTCGGCTTGGTGATCGGCGGCATCGTCGCCAAGAAACTGGCGCTCAAGGTCAAGGGTGTGCACTATCCGCTGATCATCGCGGCCGCCTACAGCGGATTTACGCTTTACGGCCTGGGCTTTTCGGCGAGCATTCCGGTGCTTGTCGCCACGCCTGGACACCCGATGGCCAAGGCCATGGGCGTGATCCCGCTGTCTGAGACCATTTTCTCGGTGCCCATGCTGCTGACCAGCTTGGTGGTCATCATCACGCTGCCTCTGCTCAATGCCTGGCTGCACCCGAAGGCCGGTGAGAAAATCGTCGAGGTTGACCCCGACATCGACAAGGCCAGCGAGAACACCTCGTCGGCGCACAGCATCGGCGGCGAAAACACCTTGGCCACGCGCTTAAACAACAGCCGTGTGCTGAGCATGCTGATCGGCATTCTCGGCATCGCCTATGTGGTGTTCTATTTCGCCGACGGCAAGTCGCTGGACCTGAACCTCATCAACTTCATCATTCTGTTCCTGGGCATCATTCTGCTGGGCTCGCCGGCGGCCTACGTCGCCAAACTGAATGAAGGCATCAAGACCATCTCCGGCATCATCCTGCAGTATCCCTTCTACGCCGGCATCATGGCCATCATGGCCGGCTCGGGTCTGGTCACGACGATCTCCGAAGTCTTCGTGGACGTTGCCACGCCAGGCAGCCTGCCCTTCTGGGGCCTGGTGGGCTCGTTTGTCATCAACTTCTTTGCGCCTTCGGCTGGCGGCCACTGGGTCATCCAGGGTCCCTTCATGATCGACGCGGCCAAGGAAATCGGCAGCGCCCTGAACCAGACGACCATGTCGGTCATGCTGGGCAATGCCTGGAACGATTTGATCCAGCCGTTCTGGATCCTGCCGGCGCTGGCGCTGTCCAAGCTCAAGCTGCGCGACGTGATGGGCTATACCGTGATTATGATGATCTGGGTTGGCGCTATCTACATCACCGCCGTGCTCGCTTGGGGCTACATGACCCACTAA
- a CDS encoding NAD-dependent glycerol-3-phosphate dehydrogenase family protein produces the protein MDFPIQNLAVIGAGAMGSGIAALFASQGLPVVLIDPVDGALARATQIIERQLSVYAPQDVDNCMARIQMSADLLAAAECDLVIEAVPEKLDLKRHLFAQLDQICKPATIFATNTSGLSINAIAQAVTRRDRFVGTHFFTPADVIPLVEVVRGDESADAAVDLVMATLKAAGKRPVRVNRDIPGFIANRIQHALAREAISLLEKGVASAEDIDEVVKWSLGIRLALSGPLEQRDMNGIDVHHAIASYLYADLENRETPSALLTSKVQNGEIGAKAGQGFYAWPAERRERVLRDKSAALAGLVQWLNTQKLD, from the coding sequence ATGGATTTCCCCATCCAGAATCTGGCCGTCATCGGTGCAGGCGCCATGGGCAGCGGTATTGCCGCCCTGTTCGCCTCTCAGGGACTGCCTGTTGTACTGATAGACCCTGTGGACGGAGCGCTTGCGCGCGCCACGCAGATCATTGAGCGCCAACTGAGCGTCTACGCCCCCCAGGACGTGGACAACTGTATGGCCCGCATCCAGATGTCCGCCGACTTGCTGGCCGCTGCCGAGTGCGACCTCGTGATCGAAGCCGTGCCCGAGAAGCTGGACCTGAAGCGCCATCTGTTTGCGCAGCTCGATCAGATCTGCAAACCTGCAACCATCTTTGCGACCAACACCTCGGGCCTGTCGATCAATGCCATTGCCCAGGCCGTCACAAGGCGCGACCGGTTTGTCGGCACGCATTTCTTCACGCCGGCCGATGTCATCCCGCTGGTCGAAGTCGTCCGCGGCGATGAAAGCGCCGACGCCGCCGTCGATCTTGTGATGGCCACGCTGAAGGCCGCTGGCAAGCGCCCGGTTCGCGTCAACCGCGACATTCCCGGCTTTATCGCCAACCGCATCCAGCATGCCCTGGCCCGCGAAGCCATCTCGCTGCTCGAAAAAGGTGTGGCCAGCGCCGAAGATATCGACGAAGTCGTCAAATGGAGCCTGGGCATCCGCCTGGCGCTCTCCGGTCCGCTGGAGCAGCGCGACATGAACGGCATCGATGTCCACCACGCCATCGCCAGCTACCTCTATGCCGACCTGGAAAACCGTGAAACGCCCTCCGCGCTGCTGACAAGCAAGGTGCAGAACGGCGAGATCGGCGCCAAAGCAGGTCAAGGCTTCTATGCCTGGCCCGCCGAGCGCCGCGAGCGCGTGCTGCGCGACAAAAGCGCAGCCCTGGCTGGCCTGGTCCAGTGGCTCAACACCCAAAAACTCGATTGA
- a CDS encoding autotransporter beta-domain protein: MPPALPDLAADGRPAAPVPSAGYAKTAPSHFASAPGRAFNADHDRVLNLVNLKPAHDAGLSGSRVKVAVVDTGVSLDHALLRVNTRHGGDYQANGTRSAANRANQGEHGSSVALVLAGRPTASYRGGVAPDADLYSANIATAADRVSDGGAFHAWKDLLGHGMTIFNNSFTTDGPDGERRVKQDQMEYQQAADKSQTQIGKLHELVKGGALLVFAAGNGSNVSGRGYQEVGSLGRTPLVEPELQKGLLVVTAVDKFGDLERWSNRCGQARRWCLAASSQAYLPGIKTHDPNFFRVHQGTSLAAPQVTGAAVLVKQRFGWMDNDNLRTTLLTTTQDKGRPGVDADYGWGLLDIGRAIEGPAKFAFGDFVANVQGQSVFGNDISGAGGLTIDGPGLLTLAGHNTYAGATVIRQGTLDVLGSIRSGTTVLEHGTLVGRGSVGAVDNHGTVAVKESGLTVNGDYHQHAQGRLVTDIGSALNVAGKARLAGQLHVEGIRPGYVVAEGSVHTVVKAASIEGRFDTLTRAPNLLLQAQLDYQPQGVGLAVRRAASVEAVARRLPSGADRVSVVAGARHLDAAMHALDALPQKQRQTTSAAASIARIQYAQNGIALRNSLYSLSGSIYANASALVTLGQSQWSDILQSRIALASPGGQPLAEYRRGRLRWQPPGLDGHQRNNGLLAGITHEISPQLSVGAALAYDQGNWRESATAGAGSNAKATTTAALLGARRSWDSGWFVQTGLSYGHYRNRVERQLVLADVRQRAAGLARGQLWHAELGAGRRWQAWPGVGLTPSAGVAVSHLRQRRFRETSASGLGLHAAGLHRSVPTLWAHLQGDHALADAFALQWHLALHHDTRERRYAPRASFDGLGDPQDVSGHWPLPRTRLSLGLSAHAHLADGLALRLRYTGQAASHWRDHHVGAALTYRY; the protein is encoded by the coding sequence GTGCCGCCCGCCCTGCCCGACCTTGCAGCGGATGGCCGTCCTGCGGCGCCGGTCCCATCCGCGGGCTACGCCAAGACCGCGCCCAGCCACTTTGCTTCCGCGCCGGGCCGCGCTTTCAATGCCGACCACGACCGGGTACTCAACCTGGTCAACCTCAAACCCGCGCATGACGCCGGTCTGAGCGGCTCACGCGTCAAAGTTGCCGTCGTCGACACCGGAGTCAGCCTCGACCACGCCCTGCTTCGCGTCAACACGCGCCACGGCGGGGACTACCAGGCCAATGGCACACGCAGCGCGGCCAATCGCGCCAATCAAGGCGAGCACGGCAGTTCGGTGGCCCTGGTGCTGGCCGGCCGCCCCACCGCCAGTTATCGCGGCGGCGTGGCGCCCGACGCCGATCTCTATTCCGCCAACATCGCCACCGCCGCGGACCGAGTGTCCGACGGTGGCGCGTTTCACGCCTGGAAGGATCTGCTCGGTCACGGCATGACGATCTTCAACAACAGCTTCACCACCGACGGACCAGATGGCGAGCGACGCGTCAAGCAAGACCAGATGGAGTACCAGCAGGCCGCCGACAAATCCCAAACTCAGATCGGCAAACTCCATGAGTTGGTCAAAGGCGGGGCATTATTGGTTTTTGCCGCGGGCAATGGCAGTAACGTGTCGGGGCGCGGCTACCAGGAAGTGGGCAGCCTGGGACGCACGCCACTGGTCGAGCCCGAACTGCAGAAAGGCCTGCTGGTCGTCACGGCAGTAGACAAGTTTGGCGATCTCGAGCGCTGGTCCAATCGTTGCGGCCAGGCCAGACGCTGGTGCCTGGCCGCAAGCAGTCAGGCCTATCTGCCCGGCATCAAGACTCACGACCCCAACTTTTTTCGTGTCCACCAGGGCACTTCGCTGGCTGCGCCTCAGGTCACGGGCGCGGCCGTGCTGGTCAAACAACGGTTTGGCTGGATGGACAACGACAACCTGCGCACGACACTCCTGACCACGACCCAGGATAAGGGCCGCCCTGGCGTGGATGCCGATTACGGCTGGGGCTTGCTGGACATCGGACGGGCAATAGAAGGCCCTGCCAAATTTGCCTTTGGCGATTTCGTCGCGAACGTGCAAGGCCAATCGGTGTTCGGCAACGACATCTCCGGCGCCGGAGGGCTGACCATCGATGGCCCGGGCCTGCTCACGCTCGCCGGCCACAACACTTACGCTGGTGCGACCGTCATTCGCCAGGGCACGCTGGACGTCCTGGGCAGCATCCGCTCGGGCACCACCGTACTCGAGCACGGCACGCTCGTGGGCCGGGGCAGCGTCGGCGCCGTCGACAATCACGGCACCGTCGCCGTCAAGGAATCCGGGCTCACCGTCAACGGCGATTACCACCAGCACGCGCAAGGGCGGCTGGTCACCGACATCGGCAGCGCGCTCAATGTCGCGGGCAAGGCGCGCCTGGCCGGGCAACTCCATGTCGAAGGCATTCGTCCGGGCTATGTGGTGGCTGAAGGCAGCGTGCACACCGTCGTGAAGGCTGCCTCGATCGAGGGCCGCTTCGACACACTCACCCGCGCGCCGAACCTGCTGCTGCAGGCGCAGTTGGACTATCAACCCCAAGGTGTCGGCCTGGCCGTGCGACGCGCGGCCTCGGTCGAGGCGGTAGCGCGGCGGCTGCCCTCTGGAGCCGACCGCGTGTCTGTCGTCGCTGGAGCGAGGCACTTGGACGCCGCCATGCATGCGCTCGATGCCCTGCCCCAAAAACAGCGGCAGACCACGTCGGCAGCCGCCTCGATCGCGCGGATCCAATATGCTCAAAATGGCATCGCGTTGCGCAACAGCCTCTACTCGCTATCCGGCAGCATCTACGCCAACGCCTCGGCACTCGTCACCCTGGGACAGAGCCAGTGGTCAGACATCTTGCAATCCCGAATCGCCCTGGCCTCGCCAGGCGGCCAGCCGCTGGCAGAATACCGTCGCGGCAGACTACGCTGGCAACCCCCTGGCCTTGACGGCCACCAGCGCAACAACGGCTTGCTGGCCGGCATCACCCACGAGATCAGCCCGCAACTGAGCGTGGGCGCAGCCTTGGCCTACGACCAGGGCAACTGGCGTGAGTCCGCCACCGCAGGCGCCGGCAGCAATGCCAAGGCCACCACCACGGCCGCCTTGCTGGGCGCGCGCAGGTCCTGGGACTCCGGATGGTTTGTGCAGACGGGGCTGAGTTACGGCCACTATCGCAACCGCGTCGAGCGGCAACTCGTTCTGGCCGATGTGCGCCAACGTGCGGCGGGCCTGGCGCGCGGCCAGCTCTGGCACGCCGAGCTCGGTGCGGGCAGACGCTGGCAGGCCTGGCCTGGCGTGGGGCTCACACCATCGGCAGGTGTAGCCGTCAGCCATCTGCGCCAACGCCGGTTTCGCGAAACCAGCGCATCGGGGCTGGGCCTGCACGCTGCCGGCCTGCATCGAAGCGTTCCCACGCTTTGGGCTCATCTGCAGGGTGACCACGCCCTGGCCGACGCGTTCGCGCTGCAATGGCACCTGGCCCTGCATCACGACACGCGGGAACGCCGTTATGCACCGCGCGCCAGCTTCGATGGGCTTGGCGACCCTCAAGACGTCAGCGGCCACTGGCCCCTGCCACGCACTCGTCTGTCGTTGGGGCTGAGCGCACACGCCCACCTGGCCGACGGGCTTGCCTTGCGTCTGCGCTACACCGGCCAGGCCGCAAGCCACTGGCGGGACCATCACGTCGGCGCGGCCCTCACCTACCGTTACTAG